A genomic window from Litoreibacter janthinus includes:
- a CDS encoding YbjQ family protein: MGFQDRMNAKSYGGQCVDCTNSNRAENIRVQTETSQEQLKADAEIDAVLVVTAHTLQGVTISMYLGVITAECAYGMNIFKDLFASIRNIVGGRSKAVQDTMRDARETVLLELKREAHQRGANAVIAIDLDYTQVGDGGAAMVLLVASGTAVVIEE; encoded by the coding sequence ATGGGTTTCCAAGACCGAATGAATGCCAAGAGTTATGGTGGCCAATGTGTTGACTGCACCAACAGCAACCGAGCTGAAAATATACGGGTCCAAACTGAAACCAGCCAAGAACAACTAAAAGCCGACGCCGAAATAGATGCTGTTCTAGTAGTGACTGCACACACACTTCAGGGCGTCACAATTTCAATGTACCTCGGTGTAATAACTGCCGAGTGCGCCTATGGCATGAACATCTTCAAGGACTTGTTTGCATCTATCAGGAACATTGTTGGCGGTCGTTCGAAGGCCGTTCAGGACACGATGAGAGATGCCCGCGAGACCGTCCTGCTCGAACTCAAGCGTGAGGCCCACCAGAGAGGCGCTAATGCCGTGATAGCCATTGACTTAGACTACACTCAGGTAGGAGATGGTGGGGCCGCTATGGTGCTGCTTGTAGCCTCTGGCACTGCCGTAGTGATTGAGGAATAG
- a CDS encoding RNA-directed DNA polymerase, which produces MPGLDKKVVGEIDWAKAVQNIIVDNRSDFILAPHFDIIFRKKSDELIQQLSASLGSGVYEPQLPIQMSVPKQGILSRPGSILIPQDRLLYQGLVEDILAQLEGQMDRGRTFSHVPSVEDQRLFAPSFDAWNAFQERVEQICGECSFILQCDVANFFETLPQHPLINALEGSGCRAESVRLLEKVLASFKQSVSQGIIQGVFPSDVLGNFYLTDIDGLSALKGLPSARYVDDIYVGFESELEAKIFLNTLVEKLRKVGLNLNPTKTKIIESGTLLFEQKEIDTLFDAARAEIAGAKDLVEQGGYGFQGDWINSDELEVAMYDGVDDELLAVRALLDYQAETPDLEEKIDRFCLPYLRSVGDEYGIERAFTGLVERPHLTRHYFSYLNHFAKKNVEVRQRIEGLIRANGFHLDYQRMYYLAGVMSCEAVENSTVQHALNWLQDGRIGDPTRAISAIFVAKFGRVQDKRSVREMYDNTSPYIKAAILYSGQFFVGADKSVMKKAWRGHSEINSLIASSI; this is translated from the coding sequence GTGCCCGGATTAGACAAAAAAGTTGTTGGCGAAATCGACTGGGCAAAAGCTGTCCAGAATATTATTGTTGATAATCGTTCAGATTTCATACTCGCTCCCCACTTTGACATCATCTTTCGGAAAAAGAGCGATGAGTTAATTCAACAACTCTCGGCAAGTCTCGGTTCTGGTGTTTATGAGCCACAGCTTCCGATTCAGATGAGTGTACCCAAGCAAGGCATCCTTTCTCGTCCGGGAAGCATCTTAATTCCTCAGGACAGGCTTCTGTATCAGGGGCTTGTCGAAGACATTCTCGCGCAATTGGAAGGTCAGATGGACAGGGGACGAACATTCAGCCACGTACCATCTGTCGAAGATCAACGTCTTTTCGCACCTTCTTTCGATGCTTGGAATGCATTTCAAGAAAGGGTCGAACAAATTTGTGGAGAGTGCAGTTTCATTCTTCAATGCGATGTCGCAAATTTCTTTGAGACACTCCCTCAGCACCCACTTATCAATGCTTTAGAAGGAAGCGGATGTAGAGCCGAGTCCGTTCGGCTACTGGAAAAGGTTCTCGCGAGCTTCAAGCAAAGTGTTTCTCAAGGTATTATTCAAGGAGTTTTTCCCTCAGACGTGCTTGGGAATTTCTACCTGACGGATATCGACGGACTAAGCGCATTGAAAGGCCTGCCGTCTGCTCGATACGTTGATGATATTTATGTAGGCTTTGAATCCGAACTTGAGGCCAAAATATTCCTCAATACGCTAGTGGAGAAGCTGAGAAAAGTTGGCTTGAATCTCAACCCAACTAAAACAAAAATCATCGAATCAGGAACTCTCCTCTTCGAGCAAAAAGAAATTGATACATTGTTCGACGCAGCAAGAGCAGAGATTGCGGGCGCGAAGGATTTGGTAGAACAAGGTGGTTATGGCTTTCAGGGCGATTGGATTAATTCTGACGAACTAGAAGTAGCGATGTACGACGGCGTCGACGATGAGCTATTAGCCGTCCGTGCGCTCCTTGATTACCAAGCCGAAACACCCGATCTCGAAGAGAAAATTGATCGTTTCTGCTTGCCATATTTACGCTCAGTTGGAGATGAATATGGAATTGAAAGAGCGTTTACTGGGCTTGTAGAGCGCCCTCATCTTACAAGACATTACTTTTCCTACCTTAATCACTTCGCGAAGAAAAACGTCGAAGTTAGGCAGCGAATAGAGGGTTTGATTCGCGCAAACGGATTCCACTTGGATTACCAACGGATGTATTACCTTGCTGGGGTGATGTCTTGCGAAGCCGTGGAAAACTCTACAGTCCAGCACGCCCTAAACTGGCTTCAGGATGGTCGCATCGGCGACCCAACACGAGCGATTTCAGCAATATTTGTTGCCAAATTCGGTCGAGTACAAGACAAGCGAAGTGTGCGGGAGATGTATGATAATACTTCGCCATACATCAAAGCTGCAATCCTGTATTCTGGACAATTCTTCGTTGGAGCGGACAAATCCGTGATGAAAAAAGCGTGGCGTGGCCATTCGGAAATCAACTCCCTCATCGCGTCTTCGATATAG
- a CDS encoding recombinase family protein: protein MKRYVTYRRVSTDGQGKSGLGLDAQDRDIRLYLEGYSDQPFEIIGAFTDVASGANDQRPEMTKALDMARKHGAELLVAKLDRLSRKVSFIAGLLDDRKVNLRVASMPHADKFQLHIYAALAEQEREFISIRTKAALKEAKERGVNLGGMRDKTMKRNVVTQEKALERAQRVSGIIMPLREAGKSLREVAAELNKAGVGTARGGDWQASQVKRTIERLESQI from the coding sequence ATGAAACGCTATGTCACATACCGCCGTGTATCCACTGATGGACAAGGCAAGTCAGGCTTAGGCCTAGATGCTCAGGACAGGGACATACGGCTTTACCTCGAAGGATACAGTGACCAGCCTTTCGAGATCATCGGGGCCTTCACTGATGTTGCATCCGGTGCCAATGACCAAAGGCCAGAGATGACCAAGGCCCTCGACATGGCCCGCAAACATGGCGCTGAGTTGCTTGTCGCCAAGCTCGACCGCCTGTCACGCAAGGTGTCATTCATCGCTGGCCTTCTAGATGACCGTAAGGTGAACCTTCGGGTGGCCTCTATGCCTCACGCCGACAAGTTCCAACTACACATCTATGCCGCCCTCGCTGAGCAAGAACGAGAGTTCATCTCCATCCGTACCAAAGCGGCTTTAAAAGAGGCAAAGGAGCGGGGTGTGAATCTCGGCGGCATGCGCGATAAGACCATGAAGCGCAATGTGGTGACGCAGGAGAAGGCACTGGAACGGGCGCAGAGGGTGTCAGGCATCATCATGCCCCTCAGGGAAGCCGGAAAGAGTCTGCGAGAGGTCGCTGCTGAGTTGAACAAGGCGGGTGTTGGAACGGCCCGTGGCGGTGATTGGCAAGCCTCACAGGTTAAGAGGACAATCGAGAGGCTAGAGTCCCAAATATAA
- a CDS encoding WYL domain-containing protein, with protein sequence MKLGNLEITLIAFFAVSSSSQAQSLHQAPLCEAAKTGRVVEIIYDKDASKGCLPRLVEVHQVAIGNNGKLYMHGWQTRGCTKGRDYASERIFRFDKIKSVQLIEGDFSEKSRAIKLEGWDGCIGSNCFIKENICE encoded by the coding sequence ATGAAACTGGGAAATCTGGAAATCACATTGATTGCCTTCTTTGCCGTTTCGTCATCATCCCAAGCTCAGTCGCTACACCAAGCGCCTCTTTGCGAGGCGGCAAAAACAGGCCGCGTTGTCGAGATCATCTACGACAAGGACGCGAGCAAAGGCTGCCTTCCTCGTCTCGTGGAGGTGCACCAAGTCGCAATCGGTAATAACGGAAAGCTGTACATGCATGGTTGGCAAACTCGAGGTTGCACCAAGGGCCGAGATTATGCGTCAGAACGGATTTTCAGATTTGATAAGATAAAGTCTGTTCAGCTCATCGAAGGTGACTTCAGTGAAAAGTCCCGGGCCATCAAACTTGAGGGGTGGGACGGTTGCATCGGTTCCAATTGCTTTATCAAAGAGAACATCTGCGAGTAG